In Metarhizium brunneum chromosome 3, complete sequence, a genomic segment contains:
- the FLC2_1 gene encoding Flavin carrier protein 2 — MRLFRSLANIMAAIVALPSLASGEKMLISNSLNSCQTNSKFEASLFNVVYTPSNNSATIDVVATSSVQGKVSFHVVVLVYGLKIIETDFNPCGKKGLEGICPMVAGKTKFTWTIPVPAESTKDVPGIAFGIPDLDAMVRVKMNLIDTKDQIACVEARISNGKTVDLKGVKSATAIIAGLALLSSAAVSGLGHLNTAAHVAANSLSLFGYFQAQAIVGLTGLRLPPIVQAWTQNFQWSMGIIHVSWMQKIFTWYQRATGGTPSSLFSTLRTISVQVEKRGLDVAEAAESLAKRGLSMLPESVSSTAALILKRAGNITNDSGSYLVFGIQRVAFRAKIESTNLFLTGLVWFSLFVIVTAIGVVAFKGILELFASRGLVSKDKFLEFRNGWRIILKGIMFRVCLIGYPQIAILCLWELTQIDSPALAILAVVFFAAVSIILGWGSSKVIRIARRSIAMHRNPAYILFSDPQALNKWGFLYIQFRASAYYFIVPVLGYILIKAMFVAFAQKAGLAQAIGFLILELAALIACAVLRPWMDKSTNSFNIGIYAVNFVNAICLLIFSDVFGAPGIVIGAVGVVFFVLNAAFSLILLLMVIISTIFTFFRKNPDARYQYMADDRASFMRSQTHLTTTTELDALAATARGDKGGYKAQLDLEDDGHLHPMHGGNRSASPSSPVNPSMPLFPSSREQSPFRTPSPTPSVGPYGGAPPSYRQVNNSSNQSMETGGRI; from the exons ATGAGACTCTTTCGATCGTTAGCGAATATTATGGCGGCCATTGTGGCTCTCCCATCACTGGCCTCGGGCGAAAAGATGCTCATATCAAATTCACTCAACAGCTGCCAAACCAACTCCAAGTTCGAGGCCAGCCTTTTCAACGTCGTATACACACCATCCAACAACTCTGCAACTATCGATGTAGTCGCCACTTCCTCCGTACAGGGAAAAGTCTCATTTCACGTGGTCGTTCTGGTCTATGGTCTGAAAATCATCGAAACCGACTTTAATCCATGCGGGAAGAAGGGATTGGAGGGTATCTGCCCCATGGTGGCGGGCAAGACCAAGTTTACCTGGACCATTCCTGTCCCTGCCGAAAGCACCAAGGACGTCCCCGGCATTGCCTTTGGCATTCCCGATTTGGACGCGATGGTACGCGTAAAGATGAATCTGATTGACACCAAGGATCAAATCGCCTGTGTCGAGGCTAGGATTTCCAACGGGAAAACCGTCGATCTCAAGGGCGTCaagtcggcgacggccatcATCGCCGGCTTGGCCCTCTTGTCGTCCGCGGCCGTGAGCGGACTGGGCCATCTAAACACTGCTGCTCATGTTGCTGCTAATTCGCTCTCCTTATTTGGGTACTTTCAGGCCCAGGCCATTGTTGGACTGACTGGCCTCCGCCTCCCTCCGATCGTGCAAGCCTGGACCCAAAACTTTCAGTGGTCCATGGGAATCATCCACGTTAGCTGGATGCAGAAGATATTTACTTGGTACCAACGTGCCACCGGTGGGACGCCGTCAAGCCTCTTTTCTACTCTGAGGACCATCTCTGTTCAGGTTGAGAAACGTGGTCTAGACGTagccgaagccgccgagtCACTCGCTAAACGTGGTCTCTCCATGCTTCCCGAAAGTGTGTCTAGTACGGCGGCGCTCATCCTGAAGCGTGCAGGAAACATCACAAATGATTCGGGCTCCTACCTGGTCTTTGGCATCCAACGTGTGGCATTCCGAGCCAAAATTGAGTCGACTAACCTCTTTCTCACGGGTCTAGTCTGGTTCTCCTTgttcgtcatcgtcaccgCCATTGGTGTTGTTGCATTCAAGGGGATTCTCGAGTTATTTGCATCAAGAGGTCTCGTatccaaggacaagtttCTGGAATTTCGGAACGGCTGGCGCATTATTCTCAAGGGCATCATGTTCCGCGTGTGCCTTATTGGATACCCGCAGATTGCCATTCTTTGCCTGTGGGAACTGACGCAAATCGATTCGCCAGCATTGGCAATCTTGGCCGTGGTCTTCTTTGCCGCTGTTTCCATCATTCTCGGTTGGGGTTCTAGTAAGGTCATTCGAATTGCGCGTCGGTCAATTGCCATGCATAGAAATCCGGCCTATATCCTCTTCTCTGATCCGCAAGCCTTAAACAAATGGGGATTTCTATATATCCAATTCCGTGCGTCGGCCTATTACTTTATTGTCCCGGTCCTCGGTTATATCCTAATCAAGGCCATGTTTGTCGCCTTTGCGCAAAAGGCTGGCCTCGCACAGGCAATCGGCTTCCTCATCCTTGAACTAGCTGCTCTTATTGCATGTGCTGTCCTGCGTCCCTGGATGGATAAGTCGACCAATTCGTTCAATATCGGCATCTACGCGGTAAATTTTGTAAATGCAATTTGCTTGCTGATCTTCTCTGACGTTTTCGGTGCACCTGGTATTGTTATTGGCGCCGTGGGTGTTGTATTTTTCGTTCTTAATGCTGCGTTTTCATTGATTCTGCTACTTATGGTCATTATTTCTACGATCTTTACCTTCTTCCGGAAAAATCCAGACGCGCGCTATCAGTACATGGCTGATGATCGTGCTTCGTTTATGCGATCACAGACTCATCTGACAACCACCACCGAACTGGACGCCTTGGCTGCCACGGCCCGTGGTGACAAAGGAGGATACAAGGCGCAGCTGGACTTGGAAGATGACGGGCATCTTCATCCGATGCATGGCGGCAACCGATCCGCTAGCCCGTCTTCACCGGTAAACCCGTCTATGCCGCTGTTCCCGTCCAGCAGGGAGCAAAGTCCATTCCGAACCCCGTCTCCTACTCCCAGCGTTGGACCGTATGGAGGCGCACCGCCGTCTTACCGGCAGGTAAACAACTCAAG CAATCAGTCCATGGAAACGGGGGGCAGGATATGA
- the lga1 gene encoding L-threo-3-deoxy-hexylosonate aldolase, whose protein sequence is MPARRSLPVGIYAPTMTFFDPETEDVDIPTIKKHAQRLIRDGLVGLVTMGSNGEAVHCTREEKLAVTKATREALDEAGFTSTPIILGATEGSVRGTVELSKLAAEAGADYTLLLPPSYYRAQIDEESIVDFFTAVADASPLPVIIYNYPGAVSGIDLDSDVLIKLGQHPNIVGTKFTCGNTGKLTRVALGTNARTPFQEGSGYMAFGGMCDFTLQTLASGGSGIIAGGANVMPKVCARVWNLYAEGKKDEAQALQKILSRGDWPLTKAAIAGTKQAIQMHFGYGGYPRRPLKRLDEARLKAIEEGIREVMEIEKTL, encoded by the coding sequence ATGCCGGCAAGACGCTCTTTACCCGTGGGCATATACGCCCCAACCATGACCTTCTTCGACCCTGAAACCGAAGATGTCGACATCCCGACCATTAAGAAGCACGCCCAGCGCCTTATCCGCGATGGCCTGGTTGGCCTCGTCACCATGGGCTCAAACGGTGAAGCCGTCCACTGCACCAGAGAAGAGAAGCTAGCCGTCACAAAGGCCACCCGCGAGGCCCTCGACGAGGCTGGCTTCACCTCGACGCCCATCATTCTGGGTGCCACCGAAGGCAGCGTTAGAGGGACAGTCGAATTGAGCAAGCTGGCTGCGGAAGCCGGTGCCGACTACACCCTCTTGCTGCCCCCGTCTTATTACCGCGCCCAGATTGATGAGGAGTCCATCGTCGACTTTTTCACTGCCGTGGCTGACGCCAGTCCTCTCCCCGTCATCATCTACAACTACCCCGGCGCCGTGTCCGGAATTGACCTGGACAGCGACGTCCTCATAAAGCTGGGGCAGCATCCCAATATTGTCGGCACAAAGTTCACTTGCGGCAACACCGGAAAGTTGACCCGTGTGGCCCTCGGCACCAACGCCAGGACCCCCTTCCAGGAGGGCTCAGGATACATGgcctttggcggcatgtGCGACTTCACCCTTCAGACTCTGGCTAGCGGCGGTAGCGGCATCATTGCCGGTGGCGCCAATGTCATGCCCAAGGTCTGCGCTCGTGTGTGGAACTTGTATGCGGAGGGGAAGAAGGACGAAGCCCAGGCCCTGCAGAAGATTCTGAGCCGTGGTGATTGGCCTCTGACTAAGGCTGCTATTGCCGGGACGAAGCAGGCGATTCAGATGCATTTCGGCTATGGAGGGTACCCGCGGCGGCCGTTGAAGCGATTGGACGAGGCCAGACTAAAGGCCATTGAGGAGGGTATTCGGGAGGTGATGGAGATTGAAAAGACGTTGTAA
- the P1254 gene encoding Phosphorylated carbohydrates phosphatase codes for MSKINTLLFDCDNTLVLSEELAFEACAGLINQICAERGVKKEFTGESLIVEFVGQNFRGMLTTLQKENGIEIAPDDMEKYVRMEEDAVIAKLKASLRPCPGVDEQLEKLVASKKYLLAVVSSSAFRRVKASVDKVGQDKYFKNEKGEDLIYSAATSLEKPTSKPDPAIYLHALKTLGKTAGEAVAIEDSKSGTLSATRAGIKTIGYVGPYADDKKAEMEKVLTDAGAVIIMRDWKEFPAALEKIESGAL; via the exons ATGTCCAAG ATCAACACCCTCCTCTTCGACTGTGACAACACCCTCGTCCTCTCGGAGGAACTCGCCTTCGAGGCATGTGCCGGCCTCATCAACCAGATCTGCGCGGAGCGCGGCGTCAAGAAGGAGTTCACCGGCGAATCTCTCATTGTAGAGTTTGTTGGCCAGAACTTCCGCGGCATGCTGACCACTCTCCAGAAGGAGAACGGTATTGAAATCGCTCCAGATGACATGGAGAAGTACGTCCGTATGGAGGAGGATGCCGTCattgccaagctcaaggcctcgCTGCGGCCGTGCCCTGGCGTGGATGagcagctggagaagctggttGCCTCCAAGAAGTACCTCCTTGCAGTTGTTTCGTCTTCTGCATTTCGCCGTGTCAAGGCATCTGTGGACAAGGTTGGCCAGGACAAGTACTTTAAGAACGAAAAGGGCGAGGATCTGATTTACTCTGCCGCTACAAGCCTGGAGAAGCCTACGAGCAAGCCTGACCCGGCTATCTATCTGCACGCGTTGAAGACGCTGGGCAAGACGGCTGGAGAGGCTGTGGCGATTGAGGATAGCAAGAGCGGTACGCTGAGTGCTACAAGGGctggcatcaagaccatTGGGTACGTTGGGCCGTATGCGGATGATAAGAaggccgagatggagaaggTCTTGACTGATGCGGGCGCGGTGATTATTATGCGGGACTGGAAGGAATTCCCGGCCGCTCTGGAAAAAATCGAGTCTGGGGCTCTGTAA
- the psi1 gene encoding Protein psi1 yields the protein MVKETKLYDTLVVKPEATQDEIKKAYRKVALKWHPDKNKGSPDAAEKFKECSQAYEILSDPEKRKVYDQYGLEFLLRGGGAPPPEGAGGFPGGMPGGGFDGFDFGSGGMPGGGTRTFHFSTGSGPGDGFNFNNPNDIFAEFMRQQSGGMHGDEDMPGIFSSFGSGGGSRSGRTRMRSSGFGEARQREHTPEISTVERPLPLSLEELYNGVTKKMKIKRKTFDETGKRVQTDQILEVPIKPGLKKGSKIKFNGVGDQVEGGRQDLHFIVEEKEHVLFKREDNDLIHTVVLDLKEALTGWKRTVTTIEGKQINLDKSGPTQPGSEDRYPGLGMPISKKPGQRGDFVIRYKVNFPSSLTAAQKQQLREIL from the exons ATGGTCAAGGAAACGAAGCTTTACGATACCTTGGTAGTCAAGCCAGAGGCTACTCAAGACGAGATTAAAAAGGCTTATAG AAAAGTAGCCTTGAAATGGCACCCCGACAAAAATAAGGGCAGCCCCGATGCGGCGGAAAAGTTCAAGGAGTGCTCACAGGCCTACGAGATCCTTTCGGACCCCGAGAAGCGTAAGGTCTATGACCAATATGGTCTCGAATTCCTTCTGAGGGGAGGAGGTGCCCCTCCTCCCGAAGGTGCTGGGGGCTTCCCTGGCGGCATGCCTGGTGGAGGCTTTGACGGATTCGATTTTGGAAGCGGAGGCATGCCTGGTGGAGGCACCCGGACTTTCCACTTCAGCACGGGTAGCGGCCCCGGCGACGgattcaacttcaacaatCCAAACGATATATTCGCTGAATTTATGCGGCAACAGAGCGGGGGCATGCACGGTGACGAGGACATGCCGGGTATCTTCTCGTCGtttggcagcggcggcggtagCCGTTCCGGCCGCACAAGAATGAGATCGTCGGGTTTTGGTGAAGCACGACAACGTGAGCATACACCAGAAATTTCGACAGTGGAGCGGCCTCTACCATTGTCCTTGGAAGAGTTGTATAATGGAGTCACCAAAAAGATGAAGATTAAGCGCAAGACGTTCGACGAGACCGGCAAGCGGGTCCAGACAGACCAGATTTTGGAAGTTCCCATCAAGCCGGGCCTGAAGAAGGGTTCGAAAATCAAGTTCAACGGCGTGGGAGATCAGGTCGAAGGAGGTCGACAAGATTTACATTTCATCGTGGAGGAG AAGGAGCATGTCCTCTTCAAGCGAGAAGATAACGACCTTATCCACACCGTGGTTCTGGACCTCAAGGAAGCCCTCACTGGGTGGAAGAGAACCGTCACCACCATCGAAGGCAAGCAAATCAACCTGGACAAGAGTGGGCCAACGCAACCTGGAAGCGAAGATCGGTACCCCGGTCTGGGCATGCCCATCTCCAAGAAGCCCGGTCAGCGGGGTGACTTTGTGATCAGGTACAAGGTCAACTTCCCTTCGAGTTTGACGGCGGCTCAGAAGCAGCAGTTGAGGGAAATTTTGTAA